In Candidatus Goldiibacteriota bacterium, the genomic stretch ACGCAATATATCGCGTCTCTACAATATAAAAACGAAATGCTAAATGCCCGCGCTTATCCCGCCTGCTTTTGCGCGTACCAACCAGTTTTAACCAAGCATCTAAACTTCCAAGCATCAAAGCGTCTATTTTTTATCTTTCATCTTCCGGTTTTTTCGTGATATAATTTATCCATTGTTTACAAATCCAGGAGGAAATTATATATGTCAGAGCATTATCCGCATAAACAAACAGAAGAAAAGTGGCATAAAAAATGGGAAGGAAACAGGACATTTAAGGCAACAGGAAAGGGAGAAAAATATTATATCCTTGAAATGTTTCCGTATCCTTCGGGATACCTTCATATGGGGCATATCCGCGTTTACAGCATAGGCGACGTGCTTGCGCATTACAACAGAATGCAGGGAAAAGACGTAATTCATCCTATGGGATATGACGCTTTTGGATTGCCCGCGGAAAACGCCGCGATTAAAAATAACGTTCATCCCGCTGAATGGACAAAAAAGAATATTGAACACGCGCGCGGTCAGTTTAAAAAACTTGGAATGTCATACGACTGGGACAGGGAACTTGCCACCTGCGACGAATCTTATTACAGATGGAATCAGTGGCTTTTTATTAAGTTTTTTGAAAAGGGGCTTGCTTACAGGAAAGCTTCCGCCGTTAACTGGTGCGAATCATGCGGAACGGTTCTGGCAAACGAACAGGTGCAGGAAGGCAAATGCTGGCGCTGCGAAAATACGGTTGTCCAGAAAGACTTAACCCAGTGGTTCTTTAAGACCACGGCTTATTCACAGGAACTGCTTGACGGGCATAATAAAATTGACTGGCCTGAACGCGTTATTGCCATGCAAAAAAACTGGATAGGCAGAAGCGAAGGCGCAAGGATACTTTTTAAGGAAGAAAAAACAGGCGAAGAAATACCTGTATTTACCACAAGGCCGGATACTATCTTTGGCGCTACATATGTGGTTCTTGCCGCGCAGCACCCGATGGTGGATAGAATTAGGGCAAAAGCAACCGCGGAAAAACAGAAAGAAATAGACGCGTTTAGGGATAAAGTGAAAAAAATGGATGTCACTGTTGACACGCTTTTAACCCTTGAAAAAGAGGGAGTGGATACGGGAGAGACCGCGATAAACCCGGTTAACGGAAAAAAGGTACGCATCTGGATAGGAAATTACGTTCTTATGGATTACGGCACAGGGGCAATTATGGCGGTTCCCACACACGATTCGCGCGACTTTAAGTTCGCGAAAAAATATAACCTGCCGATGATAGTGGTAATTCAGCCGAAAGATAAACAGCTTAAGCTTGAAGAGATGACAGACGCGTATGAAGATGAAGGCATGCTTGTAAATTCCGGCGAATTTGACGGGATAAATAATAGTGAAGCCAAGAAAAAAATTGCCTCCTGGATGAATGATAAAGGCATGGCAAAGATAGAGATAAATTACAGATTAAAAGACTGGCTGTTGTCGCGCCAGCGTTATTGGGGAACGCCCATACCCGCGATTTACTGCGATAAGTGCGGCATAGTTATGGAAAAGGAAGAAAACCTTCCTGTAAAGCTTCCGCGTGATATTGAATTTTCAGGCAAGGGCAATCCGCTGGAAACATCAAAGTCATTTTTAAGCGTAAAATGCCCAAAGTGCGGCGGTGACGCCAGGCGCGAGACTGACACAATGGATACTTTTGTGGATTCTTCATGGTATTTTGTCCGTTACTGCGATTCAAAAAATGAAAAACTTCCGATAGGAAAAGAAGCAGCCGCAAGAGAACTGCCCGTTGACCAGTATGTAGGCGGGCCGGAACACGCCTGCATGCACCTTATTTATGCCAGATTTTTTACCTATGTAATGCGCGACCTTGGTTTAATAAGCTGTGGCGAACCTTTTAAAAAACTGCTTACGCAGGGCATGGTAATTAAGGACGGTTTTAAGATGTCCAAATCCAAGGGCAATACCGTAAGCCCTGATGATATGATAGAAAAGTACGGTTCTGATACCGCAAGGCTTTTCATGCTGTTTGCGGCGCCGCCGCAGGCCGACCTTGAATGGAATGACGAGGCGGTAGAGGGTTCTTACAGGTTCATTAACAGGATATGGAGAAAGTTTACCCAATATATCGATCAGGTTAAAGGCGCTTCGGATACAGTTAATTACTCCGCGCTTGATGAAGCTAAACAGAAACTTGTAAGAAAAACACACCAGACAATTAAAAAGGTTACAAATGATATCGGCGTGGAACAGCAGTTTAATACCGCGGTAGCATCGCTTATGGAGCTGTTTAATACTGTAAGCGCGACAGAGCTGGATCCGTCCAAAGACGCGCCGCTTATCAAGTTTGTAATTAAATCAATGGCGCTTTTAATGGCTCCTATGACCCCGCATTTCAGCGAAGAACTTTGGGAAATGCTTGGAAATAAAGAAAGCGTATTTAAGGCAAAATGGCCTGTTTATGATGAGGCGCTTACGATTGAAAACACGGTTGAATTTGTATTGCAGGTAAACGGAAAGATAAGGGATAAGATTAAACTTGATTTTAACGCCCCGCAGGATAAAGCGGAAGCCGCGGCATTTGCGTCAGAAAAAGTACTTGAATGGACAAAAGGCAAAGAAACCGTAAAAAAGATATTTGTACCAAACAAACTGTTTAATATTGTAGTAAAATAAATTAATTTCATTATAGGAGGATATAATATGAAAAAAGTTATGTTAAGCCTTCTGGTTCTGGCGGCGCTGGCAGCCGGCTGCGCCACTTACATTCCACAGCCCAATCTTGCGCCGGATGTTAAGACAATTTCTGTGCCGGTATTTCTGAATAAGACCGACAAATATGGCCTGGAGCAGTACGTGACACAAAAGACAATAGATGAATTTCTTGCCGACGGCAGGGTGACAATACTGGATGAATACAAGTCTGACGCGGTTATTAAATGTGTTATTACTAAATACGTGCAGACACCTATTCTTTTTGACACAAACCAGGTGCCGCAGCAGTACAGGTTAAGGATATACGTTAATATAACGTTTTTTGACAATAAGCAGCAGCGCGAGCTTTGGCTTACAAAGGACATGTGGGAAGAGACCACGTATTATGTCGTGAACAACCTTGGAATGCCGGCAGAAGATGAAGAACGCGCCAGGCAGCGGGTGCTTGACCAGCTTGCCAATAAGGTGATGAGAAGAGTGATATACGGGAGCATGAATTGAAACGGTTAATATTAGCGGTTATATTGACTGCGTTTTCAGCCGCGCTTTTTGGCGCGAAAACTTCGCCTGTGCTTACCGGGCATATAACAACGTGCAGCGGGCTTATAAATAATTACCCCGCGGACACAACCAACTGGTTTTTCAGGACGCAGCATCAGGTGGTACAGTACTGGGCATACCTGCTTTTTCCCGCCAAACAGTCTTCGCCGGGAATGAAACAAAGGAACCATATGTTTGAAAATCCTTACGCGCTGTATTCCGGCGCAGGCTCTCAGGAAGTGGAAGATTCAAACGTATTTGAATTAAGGATAATATCGCCTACGGGTAAGGTAATAGCTGAAAAGGTTTTAAACTGGGACAAGAACGCGGCGGAGAATAAAAAAGTGACAGTGGACAGCGGGGAATACCTGCCTTATGTTGTGGCCAACTACATAGGAATAAAACAGATGTATCCGGAAAACGGGCAGGGATTATTGCCGGATGAAATAGGGCTGTATCATGTTGACCTGTATTTAAACGGCAGAAAAATAGCAATGACCTTCTTTGAGATGAAAGATTAAGATGGCATCTTCTTTTTCAAAACCGGAATCATTTTACATAATAGCCGCAGAAGATGATTTTTATACCGGTGAAGTGACAGGACAGATACGCGAAGGCCTTTTTAACGGGCATGATGACCCGTCTGCGGTTCAGCCGTTTGATTTTTCTGATAAAGAAACCTCCGTAAATGAAGCCATAGAAGGCGCATTAACCGCTTCCATGTTTTCACCCGCCAAACTGGTCATTATGAAAGAATTCTATAAACTTAAAAAAGACGACCTTGAAAAAGTCTTTAATTTATTACCCTCAATTCCGCCGGGCACATGCGTTGTGCTTACAACTTCAGGAGAGATAACCGCGCCGCGCAGGGAAGAACTAAAAAAACGAGGAATTGGCAAAAAGAATCTTATAGAAGTTTCAAAGAATCAGGCGGCAGAACTGCCGGGCAAATGGATAACCGATTACGCCGCAAAAAACGGGATAACCGTTGACAGCGATGTTTCTGAATATATTGTAACGGAATCAAACGGCGATATTGCCTCCATAAAGAATGAACTGGACAAGCTTATGCTGTTTGCAGGCGAAAGAAAAGAAATAACAAAAGATGATTTTAACGCTGTCCGCGGCGTGACAAAAGAATATGACATCTGGTCGCTGGTGGCATCTGTTCAGAATAATAATCCGGCCAGGACGTATAAAATTCTTGACGCCCTTTTTGAAGACAGCAGCCCGGAAGCTATTTTGGGCACTGTGTTTGCGTCAATAAAAGACCTGTATATTTATATCCTTTATGATATGACCGGAAATGCTTTCAGGGCAAGGGCCGTGCTTGGCGGGAAAGTGTTCTTTATAGAAAAAGAAAAACGGACCCGCTTTTTCAAGAAGGTCCGTTATGAAGAAGTTGTCTCTATTTTCAGGGAAGCCGACAGGAAGATTAAACTTTCCCACCGTGATCTTGCCAAGCCTGTGTTAACCGTTATGTTTGAAAGGCTGTTTACTTTATTAGAAGAAAAAAACAGGTAATTAAGCTGTTTTTACCTTAACGGCTGCCGCGATTCTGCTTTTATACCTTGATGCCGCGTTCTTTTTGATGATGCCTTTTTTGGCTGCTTTATCAATAAAAGAAACAGCTTCAATGACTTCTTTTGGGTCCTTTGATGCTTTTGCTTTTTTCATAAGAGTCCTTAACTTATGAAGTGCGGCGCTGTTGCTTGCCGTCCTTTTCTTTGTTTTCCTTAAATCTTTCTTTGACGCGTTTAAATTTGGCATTGCTTTAAAAAACCTCCTTAAGATTTTCAAAATAATGATGAATTTTATTATAAATAAAGGTTTTTGTCAATATCATTATGCCTTGTTGACTTTGAAAAACCGATGTTATAAAATGGTTGCTGCATGATGGTGAACCGGTTAATGCGGACGACACGGAGGAATTTAACGTTGAAAGGGATAAAAACTGTGTTTTTAAGAAAATTTATGTTTTTGCTGGCGGTTTTTATTCTGCCGCTTACTGTATATCCGGTCTCTATAACCATTGACACTTCAAACGAAAGGGCAGCCATAAGCCCCCTGATTTACGGCACCAACCAGCAGATGGAAGGCAATGAAAACCTGACCTGCATGCGTTTTGGCGGCAACAGGGTGACAGGGTATAACTGGGAAAATAATGCCAGTAATGCCGGTTCTGACTGGTATCATTCAAGCGATAATTTTATGTGCGGCGCGCTGGAAAATCCTGTAAACACATATGACTGCGCGAATGTACCCGGCGCCGTGCTTAATAATTTTTTAGATTATTGCGCCTTAATGGGTTATGAACCTTTAATAACGCTTCCAATGGCGGGGTATGTGGCGGCTGATAAAGACGGAAATGTTTTAGAGTCAGAAGCCGCGCCTTCCGCAAGGTGGAAAACATTGATTTCGAAAAAAGGCTCCGCGTTTTCGCTGCCGCCTGACACATTGGATGGTTATGTTTACGCTGATGAAGAGGTAGCGCATATTGTTAACAGATACGGATTGTCCGCCGCGGGCGGTGTCAGATTTTATGAACTTGATAACGAAGGCGATTTATGGAATTCCACGCACGTAAGAATTCACCCGTCGCCTGTGGGCGCTTCTGAATGGGTGACAAGGGGTGCGGAACTTGCAAAAGCGGTAAAAGACGTTGACCCGCAGGCGCAGATAATGGGGCCGGTGTTTTTTGGAATTTGGTCAATGATGAGCCAGGGCGATGACTGGAACACGGTCAGGGGGACGAATACCTGGTATGTGCCTTATTACCTTCAGCAGATGAAAGCGCAGTCTGATGCTGACGGAAGAAGGCTTCTGGACGTTTTGGATCTTCATTACTATTCAGAAGCGCGTGAAGGGCTTTATCCGCCTTTTGATTATAACAGCGGACAGTGCAGGATTACTGACCCTGCGTGCAATTCCGCCGAAGCAATACAGGCAAGGCTTCAGGCGCCGCGTTCTCTTTGGGATCCTTCATATATAGAAAACAGTTCCGCCGGCCAGTGGTGCGGTACTGCGCTTCCAATAATACCAAAAGTTCAGGCGGCAATAGACGCGGACTTTCCGGGAACCAAAATTGCCGTGACCGAATTTGGTTTTGGCGGCGGCAGTAATTTTTCCGGCGGTATAGCGATGGCTGATACACTTGGCATATTCGGAAAGTACGGCGTATATATAGCCACAATGTGGAATACGGATTACGGTTTGTTTCATTCCGCGGCTTATAAATTGTTTCGTAATTATGACGGGGCGAATTCAACATATGGCGATACAAAAGTTTCCTGTGAAAGCGGCGATAACGCTATAATGTCCGCTTACGCTTCAATATCAGGCACAGATGAAACCGCGCTTCACGTCATTGTACTTAACAAATCATCAGCCGCTCAGAACGCGGATTTTGTTATAGACGGAAGTGCGGCATATCAAAGCGGTGAAGCGTATGGCTTTGGCGGAAGCGACAGCACAATCACGCTAAAGGCCGCTCCTGTGGTAACAGGCAACGCTTTTTCTTATTCAGTACCTGCTTACAGCGCGTATCACTTTGTTTTTTACGGCGCTATCGGGCCGACAAACACACCCACACCTTCAATAACTCCGGGCGGCCCCGCTTTAACGTTTACCGGTACATATACATATACGCATACAAGCACAAGTACATATACGGCAACCGTTACTCCCACGCCGGGCGCGGGTATTGATATTTATGACGGCGATACCGCGGGCATGACAATTACGGACGGCACGGCTAATAATTCCGCTGACGGCGGCGGAATATCACAGGGTGCGGCGGGAAACCCGGGAAACGGAATGGTTGTATCATTTGCTTCAATTCAAAGCTGGTGGCAGCAGCATGACTGGGCGTTAAACACACCGGTTAATACCGGTGCTTATACGCTGCTGGAATTTGACATAATTTCAGAAGCGGGCATCCCTAACGGGCTAAGGTTCGGCCTTGACTGGAACCTGACTGACTGGTCTGTTGATGTTACGGATTACGTATCGGGCGGTGTTATTAATCAGACATGGAATCACGTATCAATACCGGTTGATACACTTCTTCAGGGCGGAACCGTGATACAAAGGCTTATTTTTGTGGGCAACGCCGATAATGATTACAGCGTTATAATAGATAATGTAAGGATTACAGGGCAGGCGGTTCAGACACCCACATATACATATACGGCGTCAGCTACAGAAACCGAAACGGCGGTTAACACCGCTGTAAATACTCCCGTTGATACGGCAACAAATACTGCCACGCTTACGCCTTCTTTAACGCCGCCGCCGGCGATAACTTTTACCATAACAGCCACACATCAGATTTCGTTTACAGCCACTGCTGTGGACACGGCGGATCATACCGCTACTGTAACGCTTACAAATACACCGGTTATAACCGTAACCAAAACAACAACCGTCTCGCCGTCAAATACCGCCGGTATTACATTTACAAAAACAGCCACGCGTACAAACACGGCAACAGTTACCAATACCGCGATTCATACAGCGACTGAAACCCCGGCCATAGCCGCCACATTCACACATACCCCTGTTTTGGTTAACGGGCTGGATGAATTAAAAATAGAAAATGTAACGGTATATCCAAACCCGTATACGGGCGATGGTATGTCGGTTTTGTTTGATATTACGAAAAGCGCTCAATTTGTTAAATTCAGCCTTTACACCGGAAGTTTCAGGTTAATTAAAGAGGCAAAATTAAATATTACACCGGGTGCGGGGAATAAAAAAGCTGAAATCAGCTCCAAAAACTTTGAATCTTTAGCTAACGGGACGTATTACTGTGTTATAAGCGCGGAAGACGGCGGCAAGAAAGCTGTTTCAAAGATAAATACTGTTGTGATAATAAGGAAATAAAGAGTCAAGCTATAGGCAGTTAAGCAAAAGCGAAATATAAACAACGAGTGCTAAAAAGTAAGGCTGATAAATCTCTCCATCCATCTAAGAATACAGGTTTACGAGCGGCACACACTGAAAAAACCGGATAATGTCTGATGTTTGGTTTAATATATGTTTTGACTTTCGTTCCGCGCTTTTGCTTATCTGCCTAATGCTTAACTGCTTGTTTTTTATAATGTTTGTCTTTACTTCTGTCCCTCTGTGCATCCGACCATCTGTCCATCGGGCATTTCCGGTTTATTACCTTATTATCTGGTACTCTTCGTAATATTCTTTTATTTTGTTGTCATCCGGTTTTTCGTTGGCGCGCATGTAATCTGTGATTTGACCTCCGAAATACCATCCTATAAAACCGCCGGCTGCCGCGGCTGCAACTGATGTGATTGCTGTTTTTCCGCCGTCTTCATCGCCGGACACGGCAAGAAAACCAAGCGTTCCGCCTATAACCGTGCCGACAAAAGTGGCCACTGAATTTATTATGAAATAAGTTGATTCTTTAGCTTCGTCAGGAGGGGGAAGCCCCGCTTTTCTTTCTTTCTGAACGGTGGCGCAGGAAACTGATAAAAACAAACAGGAGACAAGAAGCAGATATTGAAATTTTTTCATATTTCACCTCCTTTATAAATATTATAACATATCACCCCTTATTGTATTAAGAACTTTAATGTATTATAATTGTCTCAATATTAAAGGGGAAATATAATATATGAGTAAAAAGATTTACAGAAAAAGTTTATTATTTCACAGGGTTGTAATGGCGTTGTTTTTTCTTTTCTTTATAGTATTCCCGTTTTCGTTGTATTGCGCGTGGTTGGATGTTGACGGAACAGGGCAGGAAAGTATAAATATTTTTCCCACCGATAATCAGGCGGGAGACCCGGACATAGCCATTGACGGAAGCGGCAATCCGCATGTTGTGTGGTTTGAACATACGGGAACTAACTATGACATTTATTATATTAAATGGAACGGGACGGGCTGGGTTGATGCCGACGGCGCGGGCCTTGAATCCGCGCGTCTTACATACTCTTCGGGAGATTCAATATTTCCCAATGTAGCCGTTGATTCAGCCGGCAGGCCGCACATAGCGTGGCAGGAAACTTCCGGTGTCGGCGGAGAAATATTTTACTGTAAATGGAACGGTTTAAACTGGGTAAAAGCGGATGGTGTCCCGGGATTTGACAGCGTGTCCGCTTCTTTAACTGTTAATTCGGCGCATCCATTTATGGTTTTAGATTCTTCTGATAAACCGCACATAGTGTGGAACGAAGGCGCTGAAAACGAGTATATGGGCGGCGCGTTTGCGGATATTCAGTATGCGGCATGGAATGGGACCCAGTGGGCGGACGCGGACGGAACAGGGACTGAATCAAGGACCATTTATTCATCGCCGTATTACTCTTTGTATCCTCATCTTGATACGGATTCAGCCGGCAGGCCGCATATAACCTGGTGCGACGGAGAGGATGAAAACAGGGAAATATATTATTTAAAATGGAACGGCGCATCATGGACAGACGCGGACGGCGCGGGGCAGGAATCAATAAATATTTCAAACAGCGCGGATTATTCCGCGTGGCCGTATATAGATATAGATAATTGGGATGTGCCGCACGTTGTCTGGGAGGACTTTTCTTCCGGACACCAGGATGTGTATTACCTTAAATTTAACGGCGCTTCATGGGTGGACGCCGACGGTACAGGCGCCGGAAACATAAACATAACTTACGGCTATCATAATTCTTCGGTGCCCATGATAAAAGTGGACGCGTCGGGGATACCGCACGTGATGTTTGGATACGGCTCTCTTGAAACCACCCAGCGCTACTGTCTTAAATATAATCCCGCGGGCGCGCTGTGGTCGGGCGAAGACGGTACCGAGGCATCCGTTAACATATCTTCAAATGAAATTAACAATTCGTGGTCTTCTTTTGAACTTGACCCCGGCGGTTACCCGCATGTGGTGTGGCCTGCCGGTTATCTGACAGACCCGCACGACATTTATTATCTGCGCTGGCTTCCCGAAGGCACGCCCACAATCACACCCACAATTACCATTACTTATACAGCCGTGGCAGATGCCACAGCCACGCTTACGCATACAGTTACCAAAACCGTTACGCGGACAAAGACCCCGACTATAACAAAAACGCTTACTTATACAATGACTCCCAATCCACAGCCTTCTGCCACGCCAAACAGCTGCTGGGCGGACGCGGACGGCACAGCGCAGGAATCCGTAAAAGTAAGCCCGGGAACAAATTCAAAAATGGCCCTGGATCAGCCGGGTAATCCGCATATTGTTTATGAAGATGCCGGTGAAATTTATTATCTTTTCTGGAACGGGACACAGTGGACGGACGCGGACGGCAGCGGCACTGAAAGCGCAATGATTTCGGTACACGAGGATAAAAGTTTTGATCCTGCGTTATATTTAGACAGTTCAGGCAGGCCGAATATCGCGTGGAATGGCGGATTGTATGAGGGCTGGCAGCAGATTTATTTTTTAAAATACAACGGCTTTTCATGGGTGGACGCGGACGGGTCAGGTGTTGAAAAAATAACAGTTCCGGCGTATAACGGCGGATTTCCGCAGGATGTATCGCTTGCGTTAGATCCATTACAGCAGCCCTTGTGCGTATGGGTGGATTATCCGGCCGGAAAAACATACACGGTGAAAGATGTCTTCTTTTTGCGCTGGAATGGAAGCAGTTGGACAGACAATGACGGCACAGGTTATGAATCAAGCATGGTCAGTTTTAATACTTATCCTTGTATTGAGCCTGATTTAAAAATAATGGGAGGCCTTACACCCTACATAGCATGGATAATGCAGACTCCCGGTGATAATTCGGTAATTGTGAAAAGATGGCATATTAATCATTGGATCCAGACAGATGGAAGTACGGCTGAAACAGATATAATAACCAATCCCGATGTACTTAATCCGCGCCGCGTAAAAATTGTTATTGACGCGGACAAGCGGGCTCATGTGGTATTTGATGCTCTTATAGGCGGCAACAGGGAAATATGCTACCTTAAATGGGACGGCACGCAGTGGGTGGACTTTGACGGCGCGGGGCAGGAATCTATAAATATTTCAAACACTCCGGGTTTTTCACAGGGCGCTTCAATAGCGGTTGATTCTTCGGGACACCCTCACATTTCGTGGTTTGATGAAGGGGGTATTTATTATATAAGGTGGAACGGCATTGAATTTACGGGTGCTGACGGGCTGCCGGGTTCTAAATTAATTGCTCCCGCGTCCGGGCGCGAAACGGGCGCGGTTTCTTCCGCCTTAAAGCCGGGCGATGTTCCGGCGGTTTCATGGCATGATGATATAGCGGGGCAGCAGGATGTATATTACCTTTATCACGTCTGTGCTTACAATACACCCACTTTTACGGCGACAATCACCCCGACTGTAACAATGACGCCAACAGTTACTTTAACGCCTGAATTTTCGGCAACAAATACCATTACAGTTTCCCCTACAATTACACCCGCGCCGGTTGAGCTTAAGCCTGTTAAAAAAGCTTTTGGTGAGAATCCCGGAATAGGGTCTGAAATCACTTACGAAATTACCCTTGAGAATAATTCGGATTTTATTATTTATAATCCTGCTTTGTGGGATACGCTGCCGGAAGAGATAAATTACACGGCGCGAATATCAGGGCCGGCGCCGGATTCTTTGTACAGCTCCGGGAATTATTATTACTGGAGCATCAGCGGTACGGCTTTAAATCCCGGCGCTTCAATTACCATAAGGTTCAGTACGCGGATATCATCGATTAAACCTGACGGAATAATAATGAATACTGTTTGCGCGGATTATCTGGACCCGCACCATAATACGGAAGACAACAGGCATCCGCCGGTTATTTCGGAGATTTCTTATTTTCCTGAAGGCAAGGTGCTGGTTTATCCCAATCCATTTAACCCGGCCACAGCCGTTGGCGGAAACATGAAATTCATAAACCTTACCCCTGATTCAAGGGTGGAAATATATAATTTATCCGGAGAACACGTGATAAGCCTGCATTCGCCGGGTGTTGCGGTTTTTTGGAACGGGACAAACAGAAACGGGCAAAAAGTGTCCCCCGGAATTTATTATTATGTTATAATTAATTTGTTATCTCAGGAGAAAATAAAAGGAAAGTTTTTTGTTATTTCAAAATAACGGAGGGATATTTAAATGAAAAAAATTATTTCGGTATTACTGCTGTCAGTATTTCTGTGTGTGCCTGTGTTCAGCGATGAATTGGTTTCGGATTCAAACGGGGACGCAAATGTCACCACCACCACTGTTTACGATATTTTTATGCACGAGGACATTGCCACAAACGTGCTTATGGGATGGGGCGGCCTTTCACTTGGCACCGGCCTTGTAATGTTTTCCAACGGAAATGAATTTGTAAAAGGATATGGCCTTACAAACCTTATTTGGGGCGCGGTTGATACGGCGCTTGGCGTATGGGCAAAGCAGAGCATTGATTTTAGAAAGGCAAATATTGCCCCGGAAAAAGAACTGCAGGAATTTAAAGACAACATATGGCTTAATATGATAATAGACGGAGCCTGTATTCTGGCGGGAACCGGAATGCTGGTATGGGGAAATGAAAGCGTAAAAGGGTATGGAGCCGGTGTTTTAACACAGGGTATATTCCTGATTACCTTTGACGGCGTTAATCTTATGATGGCAGAAAACCTTTCAAAAAGGTTCCCGGATACAACTGCAAACTGATTTAAAACTTTAAAAAGCTTTATTATTTAACGGTTAATTTATAAATTTACAATTTTTTTCTATCTATAATCTGACACAACCAACCTTCAAATGTCCCAAAAGGCACAAATAGTGCCTTTTGGGACATTTATTCCAAATAAATATCACATAATATCTATGTTTTGACAGTTTTTTGGAAGGAATG encodes the following:
- the holA gene encoding DNA polymerase III subunit delta, whose protein sequence is MASSFSKPESFYIIAAEDDFYTGEVTGQIREGLFNGHDDPSAVQPFDFSDKETSVNEAIEGALTASMFSPAKLVIMKEFYKLKKDDLEKVFNLLPSIPPGTCVVLTTSGEITAPRREELKKRGIGKKNLIEVSKNQAAELPGKWITDYAAKNGITVDSDVSEYIVTESNGDIASIKNELDKLMLFAGERKEITKDDFNAVRGVTKEYDIWSLVASVQNNNPARTYKILDALFEDSSPEAILGTVFASIKDLYIYILYDMTGNAFRARAVLGGKVFFIEKEKRTRFFKKVRYEEVVSIFREADRKIKLSHRDLAKPVLTVMFERLFTLLEEKNR
- a CDS encoding leucine--tRNA ligase, translated to MSEHYPHKQTEEKWHKKWEGNRTFKATGKGEKYYILEMFPYPSGYLHMGHIRVYSIGDVLAHYNRMQGKDVIHPMGYDAFGLPAENAAIKNNVHPAEWTKKNIEHARGQFKKLGMSYDWDRELATCDESYYRWNQWLFIKFFEKGLAYRKASAVNWCESCGTVLANEQVQEGKCWRCENTVVQKDLTQWFFKTTAYSQELLDGHNKIDWPERVIAMQKNWIGRSEGARILFKEEKTGEEIPVFTTRPDTIFGATYVVLAAQHPMVDRIRAKATAEKQKEIDAFRDKVKKMDVTVDTLLTLEKEGVDTGETAINPVNGKKVRIWIGNYVLMDYGTGAIMAVPTHDSRDFKFAKKYNLPMIVVIQPKDKQLKLEEMTDAYEDEGMLVNSGEFDGINNSEAKKKIASWMNDKGMAKIEINYRLKDWLLSRQRYWGTPIPAIYCDKCGIVMEKEENLPVKLPRDIEFSGKGNPLETSKSFLSVKCPKCGGDARRETDTMDTFVDSSWYFVRYCDSKNEKLPIGKEAAARELPVDQYVGGPEHACMHLIYARFFTYVMRDLGLISCGEPFKKLLTQGMVIKDGFKMSKSKGNTVSPDDMIEKYGSDTARLFMLFAAPPQADLEWNDEAVEGSYRFINRIWRKFTQYIDQVKGASDTVNYSALDEAKQKLVRKTHQTIKKVTNDIGVEQQFNTAVASLMELFNTVSATELDPSKDAPLIKFVIKSMALLMAPMTPHFSEELWEMLGNKESVFKAKWPVYDEALTIENTVEFVLQVNGKIRDKIKLDFNAPQDKAEAAAFASEKVLEWTKGKETVKKIFVPNKLFNIVVK
- a CDS encoding glycoside hydrolase family 44 protein, whose translation is MKGIKTVFLRKFMFLLAVFILPLTVYPVSITIDTSNERAAISPLIYGTNQQMEGNENLTCMRFGGNRVTGYNWENNASNAGSDWYHSSDNFMCGALENPVNTYDCANVPGAVLNNFLDYCALMGYEPLITLPMAGYVAADKDGNVLESEAAPSARWKTLISKKGSAFSLPPDTLDGYVYADEEVAHIVNRYGLSAAGGVRFYELDNEGDLWNSTHVRIHPSPVGASEWVTRGAELAKAVKDVDPQAQIMGPVFFGIWSMMSQGDDWNTVRGTNTWYVPYYLQQMKAQSDADGRRLLDVLDLHYYSEAREGLYPPFDYNSGQCRITDPACNSAEAIQARLQAPRSLWDPSYIENSSAGQWCGTALPIIPKVQAAIDADFPGTKIAVTEFGFGGGSNFSGGIAMADTLGIFGKYGVYIATMWNTDYGLFHSAAYKLFRNYDGANSTYGDTKVSCESGDNAIMSAYASISGTDETALHVIVLNKSSAAQNADFVIDGSAAYQSGEAYGFGGSDSTITLKAAPVVTGNAFSYSVPAYSAYHFVFYGAIGPTNTPTPSITPGGPALTFTGTYTYTHTSTSTYTATVTPTPGAGIDIYDGDTAGMTITDGTANNSADGGGISQGAAGNPGNGMVVSFASIQSWWQQHDWALNTPVNTGAYTLLEFDIISEAGIPNGLRFGLDWNLTDWSVDVTDYVSGGVINQTWNHVSIPVDTLLQGGTVIQRLIFVGNADNDYSVIIDNVRITGQAVQTPTYTYTASATETETAVNTAVNTPVDTATNTATLTPSLTPPPAITFTITATHQISFTATAVDTADHTATVTLTNTPVITVTKTTTVSPSNTAGITFTKTATRTNTATVTNTAIHTATETPAIAATFTHTPVLVNGLDELKIENVTVYPNPYTGDGMSVLFDITKSAQFVKFSLYTGSFRLIKEAKLNITPGAGNKKAEISSKNFESLANGTYYCVISAEDGGKKAVSKINTVVIIRK
- a CDS encoding 30S ribosomal protein S20, whose protein sequence is MPNLNASKKDLRKTKKRTASNSAALHKLRTLMKKAKASKDPKEVIEAVSFIDKAAKKGIIKKNAASRYKSRIAAAVKVKTA
- a CDS encoding LptE family protein, with translation MKKVMLSLLVLAALAAGCATYIPQPNLAPDVKTISVPVFLNKTDKYGLEQYVTQKTIDEFLADGRVTILDEYKSDAVIKCVITKYVQTPILFDTNQVPQQYRLRIYVNITFFDNKQQRELWLTKDMWEETTYYVVNNLGMPAEDEERARQRVLDQLANKVMRRVIYGSMN